A single Perca flavescens isolate YP-PL-M2 chromosome 2, PFLA_1.0, whole genome shotgun sequence DNA region contains:
- the LOC114565538 gene encoding cytochrome P450 3A40: MGFYFSTETWTLLVAFITLTFVYVCWQFGTFKKMGVPGPRPIPFFGTMLAYKKGFTIFDEMCYKKYGKTWGIFDGRQPVLCIADPAMIKTILIKECYSLFTNRRNFRLNGQLYDAVSIAEDDQWRRIRSVLSPSFTSGRLKEMFGIMKHHSANLISSMKKKADKDEPLELKEFFGPYSMDVVTSTAFSVDIDSLNNPSDPFVTNIKKMLKFDLFNPIFLIVAFFPFMGPILEKMEFSFFPVAVTDFFYTALQKIKSNREQSKQKSRVDFLQLMIDSQKNNDLSKVAQDKGLSDHEILSQAMIFLFAGYETSSSSLSFMAYNLATNPHTMKLLQEEVDSTFPDKGPVEYQALMQMEYLDCVINESLRLYPIAPRIERVAKATVEINGLVIPKGMVIMVPTWPLHRDPDLWSEPEKFKPERFSEENKETIDPYTYMPFGAGPRNCIGMRFALVMMKLAMVEILQRYSFSVCKETEIPLEMDIQGLLAPKRPIKLKLVPRSEPSN, translated from the exons ATGGGCTTCTATTTCTCCACTGAGACATGGACCCTCCTGGTGGCTTTCATCACACTGACCTTTGT GTATGTCTGCTGGCAATTTGGAACATTTAAGAAGATGGGCGTCCCTGGTCCCAGACCAATTCCTTTTTTCGGCACTATGCTGGCATATAAAAAG GGATTCACCATCTTTGATGAAATGTGCTACAAGAAATACGGGAAAACATGGGG CATTTTTGATGGCCGTCAGCCCGTGCTGTGCATCGCAGATCCTGCCATGATCAAAACTATTCTGATAAAGGAGTGTTACTCTCTCTTCACTAATCGCAGA AACTTCCGGCTGAACGGACAACTGTACGATGCCGTGTCCATCGCTGAGGATGATCAGTGGAGGAGGATCCGCAGtgtcctctctccttcctttaCCTCAGGAAGACTGAAAGAG ATGTTTGGCATAATGAAGCACCACTCTGCTAACCTGATCAGCAGCATGAAAAAGAAGGCAGACAAGGATGAGCCCTTAGAGCTGAAGGA GTTCTTTGGACCCTACAGTATGGATGTAGTAACCAGCACAGCGTTCAGTGTCGATATAGACTCACTCAACAACCCCTCAGACCCTTTTGTCACTAACATCAAGAAGATGCTGAAGTTTGACTTGTTTAACCCTATCTTCCTCATTGTTG CTTTCTTCCCCTTTATGGGTCCTATTTTGGAGAAGATGGAGTTTTCCTTTTTCCCTGTGGCTGTCACAGACTTCTTTTACACTGCACTGCAGAAGATCAAGTCTAATCGAGAACAAAGCAAGCAAAAG AGTCGGGTGGATTTCCTTCAGCTAATGATTGACTCCCAGAAAAACAATGACCTCAGTAAAGTGGCACAGGATAAAG GTTTAAGCGATCATGAGATCCTCTCTCAAGCAATGATTTTCCTCTTTGCTGGCTATGAAACAAGCagcagctctctctctttcatggcTTACAATCTGGCCACAAATCCTCATACCATGAAACTGCTGCAGGAGGAAGTCGACTCCACCTTCCCTGATAAG GGTCCTGTTGAATACCAGGCTCTGATGCAGATGGAATATCTAGACTGTGTCATCAACGAGTCTCTCAGATTGTACCCCATTGCCCCACGCATTGAGCGTGTAGCCAAGGCGACTGTGGAGATAAATGGCCTTGTGATACCAAAAGGTATGGTTATCATGGTACCCACATGGCCCCTGCACCGGGACCCTGATCTGTGGTCCGAGCCGGAGAAGTTCAAACCTGAGAG GTTCAGCGAGGAAAACAAGGAGACTATTGATCCATACACGTACATGCCTTTCGGGGCAGGACCAAGGAACTGCATTGGGATGCGATTTGCTCTGGTGATGATGAAACTAGCAATGGTGGAGATCCTCCAGAGATACAGCTTCTCTGTGTGTAAGGAGACTGAG ATCCCCTTGGAGATGGACATCCAGGGCCTGCTGGCGCCTAAACGACCAATCAAACTGAAGCTGGTGCCACGTTCTGAACCCTCAAACTAA
- the gpank1 gene encoding G patch domain and ankyrin repeat-containing protein 1, producing MASLGFTPASGHDLFSIETTEKSSRETSNVLNGNEVRQFYEHLIRNGEEQDLSRRSEISQKDNGREHQNKQRNRESSRRARRRARAAEMQQGQTDSVVQRVMSGESEANPRRQTSSSSERTMELLGLRFLRCAHDGDISGVKDLLSKGVDLNFQDTYFWTAMMCASWSGQRAVVRLLLQHGAAWVGVVDTQGRDAKDLALEAGHNEVLEELESYGRSTQRDTQSDSSALQSQWCGVCCSEYSSSLSSHLSSTLHLFSLRRAPPTPYYCLPPSSNSYKMMVRCGWKPGTGLGPEGEGPQQPVPTVLKRDQKGLGYGQMKRAKVTHFQPRDRDAVKPPSKEKEERGGKGQRKEDSRRKELKDKNWERDFRASFYL from the exons ATGGCTTCACTAGGCTTTACTCCTGCCAGCGGGCACGATCTTTTCAGCAttgaaacaacagaaaaatccAGCCGTGAAACAAGCAACGTACTTAATGGGAATGAGGTCAGGCAGTTTTACGAACATTTAATAAGAAATGGCGAAGAGCAAGATTTATCCAGGAGGAGTGAAATCAGCCAGAAAGATAATGGCAGAGAGCATCAGAATAAACAGAGGAACAGAGAGTCCAGTAGAAGAGCGAGGAGGAGAGCCAGGGCTGCAGAGATGCAGCAGGGTCAAACAGATTCTGTGGTGCAAAGAGTGATGAGTGGTGAAAGTGAAGCCAACCCAAGAAGACAGACAAGCAGTTCTTCAGAAAGAACCATGGAGCTCCTGGGGCTCAGGTTCCTGCGTTGTGCCCATGATGGGGACATCTCTGGCGTTAAAGACCTGCTCTCAAAGGGGGTCGACCTCAACTTCCAG GATACTTACTTCTGGACAGCGATGATGTGTGCAAGCTGGTCGGGACAAAGAGCTGTGGtgaggctgctgctgcagcacgGAGCAGCCTGGGTCGGAGTGGTTGATACACAGGGCAGGGATGCCAAAGACCTGGCGCTGGAAG CGGGCCACAATGAGGTATTGGAGGAGTTGGAGAGCTATGGGAGAagtacacagagagacacacaatcTGATAGCAG TGCCCTCCAGTCTCAGTGGTGCGGTGTGTGTTGTAGCGAGTATAGCAGTAGCCTGTCATCCCATCTCTCCTCCACTCTACATCTGTTCAGTCTGCGGCGTGCTCCACCCACCCCTTACTACTGCCTCCCCCCCTCCAGCAACAGCTACAAGATGATGGTTCGTTGCGGCTGGAAACCAGGGACAGGACTAGGGCCAGAGGGAGAGGGGCCTCAACAGCCAGTGCCAACTGTGCTGAAGAGAGACCAGAAAGGCCTGGGGTATGGACAGATGAAAAGAGCCAAAGTTACTCACTTCCAACCCAGGGATCGTGACGCAGTAAAACCACCATCcaaggagaaagaggagagaggaggaaaaggacagAGAAAGGAAGACAGTAGGAGAAAGGAGCTAAAAGATAAGAACTGGGAAAGAGATTTCCGTGCCTCTTTTTATCTTTGA